Sequence from the Rhodopirellula halodulae genome:
GAAATCCCGATTTACCTGGGCGAGTTTGGTGCCTATCAAACGGCCGATTCAGAGTCGCGAGCGACGTGGACACGTTTTGTGGCTGAGGAAGCGATTCAGCGCCGAATGGGCATTGCTTATTGGGAGTTTTACTCTGGGTTTGGGATGTACGATCCAGTCCAAAACGAGTGGCGGGCGGACTTGCGAGATGCGGTGCTGGGAAAGTGAAGTGCGGGAATGCGTCAAGCGATCACGGGTTTCCATTTGGATGAGGAAGGGCACTTTGTCGCGCAGCTAGCCTGCGGGCATCATCAGCATGTTCGGCATGACCCGCCGTGGATGAATCGATCGTGGGTCACCACGGACTCGGGGAGGCGATCGATGCTGGGGCACCCGCTGGAATGCGTGAAGTGCGAGGAAAACTCACCCTGCGATCCCGCGCGGTTGAGCCTCACAGAAACGCAAGAA
This genomic interval carries:
- a CDS encoding DUF3565 domain-containing protein gives rise to the protein MRQAITGFHLDEEGHFVAQLACGHHQHVRHDPPWMNRSWVTTDSGRRSMLGHPLECVKCEENSPCDPARLSLTETQEQLGRETD